One Triticum dicoccoides isolate Atlit2015 ecotype Zavitan chromosome 5B, WEW_v2.0, whole genome shotgun sequence genomic window carries:
- the LOC119307326 gene encoding F-box/FBD/LRR-repeat protein At1g13570-like gives MGNYLTSRITAEKHVHVKTLKNSKGRPDVKFHDLPEDVLSAILSKLPVKEAVRTSVLSTDWRCTWTACPRLSFGVNDVCKNVKMKHQHTQMFIDRVNAVLGKHCGRVVDQLEIKFIFESKLVDHLNNWIRFAMSTHAKNLAFDLAPPSNLLKYGDHYRFPFELLDNKSVSCLACLQLSFVCFKPPPADFIGFPNLKKLDLHALKTTRQDLESILCSCITLEWLSIVRCHLKDEMKVVLQPLSQLQYLKIMHCEVTKIEFDAANLSTFVYDGPYIPITLHHATKLENAKFWFRGAVFQRAATSLLNGLPDVQNLTLQLGMQRLESRWTLNSPRVFSHLRHVQILLVIHHEDSDKILYLVSFLRVSPFIEKLEVHFRGLYTMWFATDGPSRQEIPPLEDKYVNLKDMRVTGFKGARGQAEFIMHVVENAPAIQVVTVDTAQRLTDALDPGEPTPRVDSAALDMVRGPLLKRLPPNAKLSLI, from the exons ATGGGGAACTATCTGACGAGTAGAATAACGGCAGAGAAGCATGTCCATGTCAAGACACTGAAGAATAGCAAGGGAAGGCCTGACGTTAAATTTCATGACCTTCCAGAG GATGTACTGAGTGCAATTTTATCGAAATTACCTGTGAAAGAGGCTGTTCGGACCAGTGTTTTGTCGACTGACTGGAGATGTACATGGACAGCTTGCCCCAGGCTAAGCTTTGGTGTCAATGATGTATGTAAGAATGTGAAAATGAAACATCAGCACACCCAGATGTTCATCGACCGTGTTAATGCGGTTTTGGGGAAGCACTGTGGCAGGGTTGTTGACCAACTTGAAATTAAATTTATATTCGAGAGCAAGCTTGTTGATCACCTCAATAACTGGATTAGATTTGCTATGTCGACCCACGCAAAGAATCTAGCTTTTGATTTGGCGCCACCGTCCAATCTTCTGAAATATGGGGATCATTACAGATTCCCATTTGAGCTTTTAGACAACAAAAGTGTATCCTGTCTAGCGTGTCTTCAACTTAGCTTTGTGTGTTTCAAACCACCTCCTGCCGATTTCATAGGTTTCCCAAACCTAAAAAAGCTTGATCTCCATGCGCTGAAGACCACTAGGCAGGATCTCGAGAGTATCTTGTGCAGTTGCATTACTCTTGAGTGGCTAAGCATAGTCAGATGCCATCTCAAGGATGAAATGAAGGTGGTTCTGCAGCCATTATCCCAACTGCAGTACTTGAAAATCATGCACTGTGAGGTAACCAAGATAGAGTTCGATGCTGCAAATCTATCCACCTTTGTTTATGATGGACCATACATACCTATTACCCTCCATCATGCTACGAAACTGGAGAATGCAAAATTTTGGTTCCGCGGTGCGGTTTTTCAGCGTGCTGCCACGTCACTCCTCAATGGGCTACCAGATGTACAAAACCTGACATTGCAACTTGGAATGCAACGCCTAGAG AGCCGGTGGACATTAAATAGCCCTCGTGTGTTTTCTCACCTCAGGCACGTGCAGATACTGTTGGTTATACATCATGAAGACAGTGACAAAATCCTCTACTTAGTTTCTTTTCTAAGGGTTTCTCCGTTCATTGAGAAGTTGGAAGTACAT TTCCGTGGCCTTTATACTATGTGGTTTGCAACCGATGGACCTTCGAGACAAGAAATACCGCCGTTGGAAGATAAATATGTGAATCTGAAGGACATGCGTGTTACAGGATTCAAAGGGGCAAGAGGCCAAGCTGAATTCATCATGCACGTGGTTGAAAATGCTCCTGCAATACAGGTCGTAACTGTAGACACAGCTCAAAGGCTAACCGATGCTTTGGATCCAGGGGAACCAACCCCTAGAGTAGATAGTGCTGCTCTTGATATGGTTAGAGGCCCTCTCCTGAAGAGGCTCCCACCGAATGCAAAACTTTCACTTATTTAA